The nucleotide window TGACCATGGAATGCTTAATTTCTCAGATAGCTTTGCAGTGAGCTGCAACAGGACTTTTGGGGAGGTGGCTCGGGAACTGCAGGAGAAGGACCCAAATATACTCGAAAAATACGCGGAGATGCTGTCCATCACTGGCGGTGCCGGATGGAAGGGTGACATTTTCCATCTAGAAGATTTCGAACAGCTGCAGGATGAAGAAAAGGGACGGGTGTTTTTATCAGATGAAGCGAAGAAGGATCGGAATTTTGCCGCTTTGTCAGGGATTGGTCAGCATGAAGTGAGGGTGTCTCCTCTCGCTGTGGCGAACATGATGGCTACAATCGCCAGAGGAGGAGAAAAAGACATGGTCAGGGCTGTTTTCTCCATTCAGTACCAAAATGGTGCTAAAATGACTGAGTTCTCAAAACGGGAGCTGGAAGGGGAAAAAATTTCACCATTTACAGCTATGAAGCTCCAAAAGCTTTTACGTGAGGTTGTGTTGAACGAAGAAGGAACGGGAAGATGGTTCAGGGATTTGCCATATGGTGTTGCGGGAAAATCCGGGACAGCCGAAACCGGGATATACAAAGAAGGCAAGCAATTGCATAATAAATGGTTTGCTGGATATTTTCCCTATGAAAATCCAAAGTATGCGCTTGTGACTGTCAACCTTGGAGTGATCGAGAATGAAGGCGGGGTGAATCCTCTTTTTGCGGATATAGTAAAAGAGGTCTATGGATTTAACCATGGAACCCCGGATGAAGGTCCTAAACACAATTGAAACAGCAAGAGAAGAATATAAAATCCTTCAAGTTTAACCCAAGTCATGGTAGAATGTTGACAGCCTTATAAGGGAGGGAAAGATCTTGAAGCACGATGAGGATAACCTAAATGAGGGGACACGTTCACGATTAAGATCCAAGCGCAGAAAAACGAACCTTATTTTAAATAGCTTGATTGTTGTCGTTATTTTGTTGATCGGAATTGTCTCTTTTAACATTTTTTTCAGCAATGATGAAGGGGCAGCCGACCAAAACGATGTTGCGGCTGAGAAAGATCAGGCCGCAGCTTCCCCTGATAAAAAAGAGGACAGCAAGGATACTGACAAAAAAGACGATAGCCAGGATTCCGATAAAAATGCAGCTGATGAATCAGAGTCTGAAGAGGAGTCGGAAGAGAATGAGGAATTGGCTGATCCAATAGTGACAGAAGGCGGAAGTGATGCCAATGTCAAGCAGACGATTGAAAATCCTGAATGGAAGCCGGTTGGCACAACCCAATCTGGAGAACATACGACTGTGTTCGACCAAAATGCGGTTGATTGGCAGGAAATGATTCTTGCCTATTCCTATGCTACCGGCATTGATAAGAATAATATGACGGTATGGTTTAATGGAAATGGCGGTGCGCCTAATACCGCCGTAGGAACCATCTCTGAAAAGGGAAGTGACCAGACGTACAGGGTATCGATTCAATGGGTGGACGGCCAGGGCTGGAAGCCGCTGAAGGTGGAAGAATTGATCAAAAATGATAAAAACCCATAAAAAATTTTAAAGGGGGCTTGAAAGCAGCGGCCCCTTTATTTTTTTGCTTTGAAGTGGACGACAGCTGAATAGAACAGTCTGCCTTTATCGTCTAAATGCATCTGGTGGGACACGTGATGGACAGACAGCATGATTGCTTTATTGATTTCGATTTGCTTATTGATTTTTTGTTCCAGGGCTTTCAAATCGATTGCATCAAAAAATTCAATCTTATCTTCAATTAAATCAAATTGGAAATTCATTCATTTAGCTCCCTTTTTTCAATTTTGTTAAAATAGTCTCTAACAAGCTTTACAAATAAAAATAGCAAATTCTCTATAAATATAAAACATTTTTTGATAAATTAAAACGATAGGCATATTTCAACGTTTTACACCGAATTCTAGTTAGTACAAATATGCACAAGTGTTTTTACATAGGAGAGATTAATCATGGCAAGAAAGTTATTATATAACGTCACCGTCGTTACGAGTAATTCGAATAATGAAGTGATCGAAAATGGCGCTATAGGCATTGAAGATGAAAAAATTGTTTATGTGGGAGCAACTCCTGAAGATTTTGCTTCTTATGATGAAAAAATAGATTTGAAAGGAAATATTCTCCTGCCAGGACTTGTCAATACGCATGGACACACACCAATGTCTTTGCTGAGAGGATATGCGGATGATTTGCATTTGCAAACATGGCTGGAAGAAAAAATCTGGCCGCTTGAAGCAAAATACACAGCTGAGCATGCAAAATGGGGCGCGAAGCTATCTATCCTTGAAATGATCCGTACAGGTACCACGACTTTTGTTGATATGTATGACAATATGGAAGAAATCGCAAAGGCGGTTGATGAAGCAGGAGTACGTGGAGTGCTGTGCCGCGGTGTGATTGGTTTTGGTTCAGATGAGCTTCGACAGAGCAAGCTTAAGGAAGCAGCGGACTTTGCGAAAAGCTGGAACACTGGCGCTGGTGGCCGTATTACGACTATGCTGTCACCTCATTCTCCTTATACATGCTCACCTGAGTATATCTCTCAAATCATTGATAAATCTGCCGAACTGAACGTACCACTGCATACCCATATGTCTGAAACGAGATTTGAAGTAGAAAAGAATATCGAGGACTTTGGTGTAACACCAGTAGTGCACCTGGACAAACTTGGATTCTTTGACCGTCCATCGTTGGTGGCACATGCTGTCCATGTTAGCGATGAGGATATTGAAATCCTTGCAAAAAAAGATGTGAAGGTTTCCCATAATGTGATCAGTAATCTCAAATTAGGCAGCGGAATTGCTCCGGTTGGCAAAATGCTCGAAAAAGAAGTCACAGTCAGCCTTGGTACAGATAGCGTCGCTTCAAACAATAACCTGGATTTGTTTGAAGAACTGAAAGCAGCAGCGACAATCCATAAAGGAGCAGCCAGTGATGCAACTGTAATAACTGCCCAGCAAGCCTTAAGGATGGCGACCATCCAAGGAGCAGAATCACTTTGGCTCGAGAAAAGGATTGGATCGCTGGAAGTTGGCAAAGATGCAGACTTTATTGTCGTGAATGCCAATCAGTCATTCTTTTACCCTAAGCATAATCCAGTATCCCATCTTGTTTATTCCGGATCCGGACGGGATGTCAAGGATGTCTATGTCAAGGGAAAACAAATACTAGATAATGGACAGTTCAAAACAATTGATGAAGAAAAAGTACTTTATGAAGCTAACAGAATGTCAAAACTTCTTTCGTGATTTTTTGCATATGAAAAAATGTCTTTAAGGCTTGATCCATGGAAAACAAATTTTCAATAAGGTCAGTGGAGGTCAGATGAATGAGCAGAATTGGTATTATAGGCGCAATGGATGAAGAGATTCAGCATATCCTTGACGCAATGAAAGGCTATGATGAAAAAAAGAAAGCAGGCATCACTTTTTATGTCGGCACTTTCAACGGATATGACGTTGTACTTTGCAAGTCAGGAGTCGGGAAAGTTAACGCGAGCGTATGTACTCAAATATTAATTGATGAATTCACTGCGTCAAATATAGTATTTACAGGTGTTGCCGGTGCTGTTAATCCGGACTTGAAAATAGGGGATATTGTTGTTTCAACTGATTGTGTACAGCATGATATGGACGTTCGTGCATTAGGTTTCGAGCTAGGGATAATCCCTTATACAGAAGTGTCTGTATTCAAAGCGGATGAGAGATTGGTGGATTTGGCGATTACAGCGAGCAAAGAAATTGTAGATGACAAGAAAATCGTCAGTGGACGCATTTTATCTGGTGACCAATTCATCGCCGATCGTGATAAAGTGAAATTCCTTCATGAGGAGCTTAATGGTTATTGTACAGAAATGGAAGGGGCAGCCGTTGGACAAGTATGCAGCATGAACAACATTCCATTCGTTATCATAAGGTCAATGTCTGATCAGGCAGATGGATCCGCTGATGTTAACTTCCTGGAATTCACGAAACTCGCTTCACAGAACTCCTTTGAGATCGTAAATGAGATGATCAAGAACTGGAACCTGGATTAATTTTACTTAAAATAGCTTTCCAGTTTACGATAAGATTGAGTGTTATAAATCATAAAATTATTTTAGCGTGAAATCACATCTGGGGGATTTCACGCTTTTTTTCTAAGTAGTCGCTGGTTCAGACAAATAAGTGGGGAGATTGCTGCAAATGTCTTAAGTAGAGGCAGCTTCAGACAAAACAGAGCTTGGAAACTCCGCAAATGTCAGAAGTAGCACCATGTCCGGACAAAACAGCGGTGGAAGCCTAGGCTAATGTCTAAAGTAGGGCAATGTTCAGACAAAACAGAGGTGAAAGCCGCGGCAAATGTCCGAAGTAGGGGTAGGTTCGGACAAAACAGCGGTGGAAGCATAGGCAAATGTCCGAAGTAGGCCCATGTTCAGACAAAACAGAGGTGAAAGCCGCGGCAAATGTCTGAAGTAGGGGTAGGTTCGGACAAAACAGCAGTGGAAGCTTAGGCAAATGTCCGAAGTAGGGGTAGGTTCGGACAAAACAGCGGTGGAAGCATAGGCAAATGTCTGAAGTAGGGGTAGGTTCGGACAAAACAGCAGTGGAAGCATAGGCAAATGTCCGAAGTAGGGCCATGTTCAGACAAAACAGAGGTGAAAGGCGCGGCAAATGTCTGAAGTAGGGCCATGTTCAGACAAAACAGCGGTAAAAGCCGCGGCAAATGTCCGAAGTAGGGGTAGGTTCGGACAAAACAGAAGTGGAAGCATAGGCAAATGTCCGAAGTAGGGCCATGTTCAGCCAAAACAGAGGTGAAAGCCGCGGCAAATGTCTGAAGTAGCAACATGTTCGGACAAAACAGCGGTGGAAGCATAGGCAAATGTCCGAAGTAGGGCCATGTTCGGCCGAAACGGAGGTGAAAACCTAGGCAAATGCCTGAAGGTCTTTTCAATAAAAGGCACTTATTTTCCAGTATTTACTTACCAAAAAAGTGTTTAAAAAATGTTAAAGTAGGGTTGTGGTTAAGTCTGAAAGTGAAGGTGATTAATTTGGACGCTAAACAACTCTATGATAAAATGGTTGATTTTAAACAATTTGCAACTGTACTTCTTGCTGTAGGAGCTTTTTTTTACCTTGGTATAATCATTCCATCTGAAACGAAAGTGATGACAGATATATATATTGCAACAGGTGCCTCTGTTGGTTTCCTTGCTGGTTCAGTATCATTTTTCTCAATCGCTAAAAAATACCGCAACCAGCTGGTAGAAACAGAAGAAGGTCAGGAATTGCTGATGAAGAAATAAACGTCCGTGCAGGGCGTTTTTTTTGTTGATTTATGACGAATACTTTTTTGGGAAAAACGACCAAAAAGGGTTTACAAAACACATTAAAGTGGATATACTTACCAATGTAATTAAGTAATTCAAAAGGAGGTCGAGTGAAATGATCATGATTGGATACTGGAATAACGCACAAACTTCATATCTTATTACGCATTCGACCGGATCGGACTGGATTATTTAAGTTGTTTTCTTAAACTAATACATCCATGGCTGCAGGGAGAATCGTGCCCCTGTGGCTTTTTTATGCCCATTTTGCCGCAGGGGAGGAATCCCTGCGGCTTTTTGGGGTGGAATTAAAAAGGAGGTGAACCGATAATGACCCTAAATATCTTGTTTTTAACAATTACAATCAACAAACGCCCAGTGTCTTTGGAAGAAATACGCCATAACGAAATGGTAGAAAAAATGGTTGAAGATAACAAAACCCGTCAAACAATGCTGCGCCCGTTTTAATTCATTTGAAAAAAACTTTAGAAAGGTGGAAAGAAAATGATTTATTTAATTCAAAGAAGACTGGCTAGCTTATGGGTGGAGAAGGACACCACCTAACGACGGAGTCGGGAGGGAATTTGTATGTCACTACATGTATTGCTGTTAACTCTCATTTTCAAGAAAAAGAAATCCAATCGTTAACTAAATGTTCACATCCACATACTTTTAGCACCATAATTATATGATAAATTTGATGTAAATATCGGTGGATGCTAAAGGGGTGAAGGGCATGTTCTTGATTGTCATGGGATTGGTGATCTGTGGCGCTGTCGGTTTGGTAGTTGCTGCAGAAGTGAGTGTGGAATAGGGTGTGAAAAGGTATCAATCAATTGTGATTGATGCCTTTGTTGTTCTTCTGAAACGTACTTTTGAAAAAACGAAAACCTGGAGCAAATTTTAACGGGTTCAGATGCCTGTAAGATTTCATAAAAATACATTTAAAAATGTCTTCATATTTATTTTCCTTTTGTCCGGCAAAACGCAGGGCTTTTTGTTTTGTAAGAACATTAAAAAGAGCCGATAACCCTAATGTATAATGCATTTTAAGGCCAAAGCTCTGTAACAATTAAATATTGATTTCACTGTGTTTAAAAAATAAACGGAAAAAATCCGTTTAAATTGGGAAATACTCTTTTTTTCTTGAAAATAAGAGGAGTTTTTCCGCTTATTTGATCCAAACCTTTGGTTTTGTCGTATTTTAGAGTAGTTAACCGGAATATCTCTGCTTATTTCTGCTTCTAAAGCTTTCTTTTATATATTAGCCGGAAATTCTCCGCCTATTTATCCTCATACCTACACAAGAATCAATAATGAATAAACAAGAGCAGCGGCCAAAGAAAAACGTGGCTTTTGTAAATAAAAAACAAAGCATTGTGCTGTCCAATTTGCAATAACAGAAATCTTGTGACCATACATTTTGATGTACAGCTTCAAGTGATTACAGCCACCCAAATGTACCACCTCTGCCATTGTTTTTACCAGAGAGTGACAAGAAATTTACCACTAATCGACAACTTAATTACCACCTAAAACCTTCCGTATAATTAGTGAGCATATCTACAGATATGACACTTTATATGGGAGGTTTTTTTATGATCCATTATCGTAAGATATTGGAATTATATGACGAGGGAATTAGTCTAAGGGGCATTGCCGCCAGTACTGGTCACTCTCGGCAGAAAGTAACTGAAATCATTGAATTGGCTGGAAAGAAAGGATTGGAATGCCCGCTAGAGGAGGAAATGGACGATAGATGGATTGAGGATTTTCTTTTTCCTGAAAAGACCATGGAAGGCTCCGGCAGACAGCCTCTTGATTTTGAGTACATTCACAAAGAGTTAGCTAAACCGAATGTTACTCTGTCTCTTTTGCATCATGAATACGAAGCACGTAGCCGTGCGAATAACACGATTCCTTACTCCTATCGGAGTTTTGTACGGTATTACAGTAATTATGCTCAAAAGTACAAGGCGACAATGCGTATTCGAAGAAAACCAGGCGAAATAATGGAGGTTGATTGGGCTGGGTCCACACTTTTCATTATTGATAGAGATACTGGGGAAAAAGTGAAGGCGTATGTATTTGTCGCTACATTACCGTGCAGTCAGTTTTCCTATGCGGAAGCAACGCTTTCAATGGATCGGCATTCCTGGATTAACGCACATATACATGCGTATGAATATTTTGGCGGCGTAACTCAGATACTGGTTTCGGATAATCTGAAAACCGGTGTAACGAAGCACACTTCTAGGGAACTTGTGTTGAATCCTACGTACAAGGAAATGGCCAATCATTACAATACAATCATTATGCCAGCACGTGTGCGCAGCCCTAAAGATAAAGCGAGTGTTGAAGGCTCTGTTGGTACGATTTCAACATGGATTATAGCAGCACTGAGGAATACGCATTGTTTTAGCATCGAAGAATTAAATGTGGAATTACGTAAGAAACTTGAGGAATATAACCAGCGTCCTTTTACCAGAAAAGAAGGATGCCGTTTTTCTGCTTTTGAGGAAGAGGAGAAATTTGCGCTTTCCCCTCTCCCAGCCACGCCTTACAAAATATCTGAATGGAGAACGGCGAAAGTAAAGCCTGATTACCACATATCTGTAGACAGTATGTTTTACTCCGTGCCATACGAATATATTAATCAGGATGTGGATGTGAAGCTTACCGATGATATGGTTGTAGTCTATTTTAAGCACATGTGGCTAACTTCACACAAACGATTATATGGGAGATTCGGTCAGCCATCAACCCTTCCGGAGCATATGCCCGATAATCATAAGTTATATGTAGAGCACACGCCCGAAGTAGCGATTGAGTGGGCCAGCAGCATTGGCTCCTCCACTACTATTGTCGTTCAATACCTTTTAGACTCCTATCAGTCTGAAAGACAGGCACTGCAATCTATCTTTTCTTTAAAGAAAATGGAGCAGCGTTACACCAAATATGAGATAGAACTGGCATGTAAAATGGTGTTATCCATGACAGGAAGACCGACGGTCAAAAGCATCCAGACAATATTGAAAAGCAACAAGAAAAAAGACGCTGAACAAGAAATAAATAAAAATACAGAGGTAAGCGAGACCAATTTTGGCTTCACACGTGGGGCTTCTTATTATGGAGGAAAAGAGTAATGTTAAATGAGCATATGTTATCCAAACTACAAGAAATGAATTTAGGAGGTATGGCCGAAGCATTTAGAGAACAATCCTTAAACAGAGAATACCAATCTATGAGTTTTGAAGATCGTTTTTCCTTGCTTGTCGACCTGGAATATTCGCGTCGGAAAAGCAATCATCTAAATCGTTTAATTAAAAACGCCACATTTTCAGACTCAAAAGCCTGCATTGAGGATATTGAATACCATGAGGATCGAAGACTTAAGAAGGAACTCATTTTGAAATTGGTAAAGCGGTACTTTTATATCAAGATCATCATAACATCATTTTAAAAGGTCCCACTGGCTCCGGAAAAACCTACATGGCGTGTGCATTGGGTGTTTCCGCTTGCCGTCAGCAGTATAAAGTGAAGTATGTCCGGCTCCCAGAATTACTGGATGAACTGTCTCTGGCTAAATTGGCTGCCGACGGCAGCTATCGAAAGCTAATAAAAAAATACACAAAAACAGATGTACTCATTCTTGACGAGTGGTTACTTTCGGATCTTTCAAAAGATGAAGCAAATATCCTGTTGGAGATTACAGAAGCCCGGCACAAAACTGCTTCCACCATATATTGTTCCCAAATTGATCCGAGCGGTTGGCATATCAAATTGGGTAACGGAACGATGGCAGAAGCAATTTTGGATCGCATTGTTCATGACTCTTACCAACTACTTTTGGATGGGGATATTTCCATGCGGGAACGTCATGGATTGGGTATAGAGGTGTAGGATGAGGGAGTTATTAACGGTTCGGGAAGCCACCGAAATCTTACAATCTTGCGGAATAGAATGTCAGTTTCATGAAGTAAAGAAATGGGCTATAGAGG belongs to Mesobacillus subterraneus and includes:
- a CDS encoding YrrS family protein; its protein translation is MKHDEDNLNEGTRSRLRSKRRKTNLILNSLIVVVILLIGIVSFNIFFSNDEGAADQNDVAAEKDQAAASPDKKEDSKDTDKKDDSQDSDKNAADESESEEESEENEELADPIVTEGGSDANVKQTIENPEWKPVGTTQSGEHTTVFDQNAVDWQEMILAYSYATGIDKNNMTVWFNGNGGAPNTAVGTISEKGSDQTYRVSIQWVDGQGWKPLKVEELIKNDKNP
- a CDS encoding YrzA family protein — translated: MNFQFDLIEDKIEFFDAIDLKALEQKINKQIEINKAIMLSVHHVSHQMHLDDKGRLFYSAVVHFKAKK
- a CDS encoding amidohydrolase family protein — translated: MARKLLYNVTVVTSNSNNEVIENGAIGIEDEKIVYVGATPEDFASYDEKIDLKGNILLPGLVNTHGHTPMSLLRGYADDLHLQTWLEEKIWPLEAKYTAEHAKWGAKLSILEMIRTGTTTFVDMYDNMEEIAKAVDEAGVRGVLCRGVIGFGSDELRQSKLKEAADFAKSWNTGAGGRITTMLSPHSPYTCSPEYISQIIDKSAELNVPLHTHMSETRFEVEKNIEDFGVTPVVHLDKLGFFDRPSLVAHAVHVSDEDIEILAKKDVKVSHNVISNLKLGSGIAPVGKMLEKEVTVSLGTDSVASNNNLDLFEELKAAATIHKGAASDATVITAQQALRMATIQGAESLWLEKRIGSLEVGKDADFIVVNANQSFFYPKHNPVSHLVYSGSGRDVKDVYVKGKQILDNGQFKTIDEEKVLYEANRMSKLLS
- a CDS encoding 5'-methylthioadenosine/adenosylhomocysteine nucleosidase, whose amino-acid sequence is MSRIGIIGAMDEEIQHILDAMKGYDEKKKAGITFYVGTFNGYDVVLCKSGVGKVNASVCTQILIDEFTASNIVFTGVAGAVNPDLKIGDIVVSTDCVQHDMDVRALGFELGIIPYTEVSVFKADERLVDLAITASKEIVDDKKIVSGRILSGDQFIADRDKVKFLHEELNGYCTEMEGAAVGQVCSMNNIPFVIIRSMSDQADGSADVNFLEFTKLASQNSFEIVNEMIKNWNLD
- a CDS encoding YrhC family protein — protein: MINLDAKQLYDKMVDFKQFATVLLAVGAFFYLGIIIPSETKVMTDIYIATGASVGFLAGSVSFFSIAKKYRNQLVETEEGQELLMKK
- a CDS encoding YrzI family small protein → MTLNILFLTITINKRPVSLEEIRHNEMVEKMVEDNKTRQTMLRPF
- the istA gene encoding IS21 family transposase, producing the protein MIHYRKILELYDEGISLRGIAASTGHSRQKVTEIIELAGKKGLECPLEEEMDDRWIEDFLFPEKTMEGSGRQPLDFEYIHKELAKPNVTLSLLHHEYEARSRANNTIPYSYRSFVRYYSNYAQKYKATMRIRRKPGEIMEVDWAGSTLFIIDRDTGEKVKAYVFVATLPCSQFSYAEATLSMDRHSWINAHIHAYEYFGGVTQILVSDNLKTGVTKHTSRELVLNPTYKEMANHYNTIIMPARVRSPKDKASVEGSVGTISTWIIAALRNTHCFSIEELNVELRKKLEEYNQRPFTRKEGCRFSAFEEEEKFALSPLPATPYKISEWRTAKVKPDYHISVDSMFYSVPYEYINQDVDVKLTDDMVVVYFKHMWLTSHKRLYGRFGQPSTLPEHMPDNHKLYVEHTPEVAIEWASSIGSSTTIVVQYLLDSYQSERQALQSIFSLKKMEQRYTKYEIELACKMVLSMTGRPTVKSIQTILKSNKKKDAEQEINKNTEVSETNFGFTRGASYYGGKE